A stretch of the Maridesulfovibrio zosterae DSM 11974 genome encodes the following:
- a CDS encoding DUF4242 domain-containing protein yields the protein MPKFVIEREIPNAGDLTPQDLQGISQKSCGVLKDLGPQIQWVQSYVTDNKIYCIYIAPDEATVREHAEKGGFPANSVAEIRSTIDPTTAE from the coding sequence ATGCCTAAATTTGTTATTGAACGGGAAATACCTAATGCCGGAGACCTGACTCCTCAGGATCTACAGGGAATTTCACAAAAATCATGTGGAGTTTTAAAAGATCTCGGCCCACAGATTCAGTGGGTGCAGAGCTATGTTACTGACAATAAAATTTATTGCATCTACATTGCGCCAGACGAAGCTACTGTACGTGAGCATGCAGAAAAAGGTGGATTCCCTGCCAACAGCGTGGCCGAAATACGCTCTACAATAGACCCTACCACTGCCGAATAA
- the recJ gene encoding single-stranded-DNA-specific exonuclease RecJ, whose amino-acid sequence MPKIWKQRSEDELPSSISSIAAELGVTELLAEILWHRGFQSRKEMDLFLSPGLRNLCRPVEIPGLEEAAAVLADGISQGKNFAIWGDYDVDGVTSTAVVKSFLKDRGFESSHHLPNRLEEGYGLNIDGLQKLRDSGVELLLTVDCGITNNAEISAANEMGLTVVVSDHHLPGESLPPAAAVCNPRLTEYSGKKFENCPCETLAGVGVAFMLMAQLNRLLPGEPVDMRVYLDFVALGTIADVVELQGQNRILVKNGLLLLKDARRPGLAALKVVSGYDMFAAIGAGQVGFGLAPRINASGRMGDPDKALELLMCEDMETARPIAKVLDTLNSERRAEEDRILAEALAQAEEQIKKHNRAGLVLFSPGWHPGIIGIVASRVVEKFYRPTVMLCEDEGIIKGSARSIKEFHIHEALTGMSELFLNFGGHKLAAGMSFNASHFKDFRERFDQSVIDAVGTEPLKSTIKVDKELPLENIDYVLLKELELMQPFGMGNPEPIFTTPPVEVMERRPIGKDHVKLTIADTEKTRKMPAKAWRMAEQLGSELIGATMRFAFSPKIDKFNGIPTIELTIKDYTRRLK is encoded by the coding sequence TTGCCTAAAATATGGAAGCAGAGAAGTGAAGACGAATTACCATCTTCAATCTCTTCGATTGCTGCTGAGCTCGGTGTAACTGAGTTGCTTGCTGAGATTTTGTGGCACAGAGGTTTTCAGTCCCGCAAGGAAATGGATCTTTTTCTTTCTCCGGGGTTGCGCAATCTATGCAGACCTGTTGAAATTCCCGGTCTGGAAGAAGCCGCAGCTGTTTTGGCTGATGGAATATCTCAAGGTAAAAACTTCGCAATTTGGGGTGACTACGATGTCGATGGAGTTACTTCTACAGCAGTTGTAAAATCTTTTCTTAAAGATCGTGGCTTCGAGTCTTCTCATCACCTGCCTAACCGCCTTGAAGAGGGTTACGGGCTTAATATTGACGGTCTGCAAAAGCTGCGTGACTCTGGAGTTGAACTCCTGCTTACCGTTGACTGCGGAATAACCAATAATGCCGAGATTTCTGCCGCTAATGAAATGGGATTGACTGTAGTCGTGTCAGACCATCATCTTCCCGGAGAATCTCTTCCGCCGGCTGCTGCTGTCTGTAATCCCCGATTAACTGAATATAGCGGTAAGAAGTTTGAGAATTGTCCCTGTGAAACTCTTGCAGGAGTCGGTGTTGCTTTTATGCTGATGGCGCAGCTCAACAGGCTTCTTCCCGGTGAGCCTGTAGACATGCGGGTTTATCTCGATTTTGTTGCTCTTGGTACTATCGCTGATGTTGTAGAGTTACAGGGACAGAATCGTATTCTGGTTAAGAACGGTCTATTACTGTTAAAGGATGCAAGACGCCCAGGATTGGCTGCACTGAAAGTGGTCAGCGGCTATGATATGTTTGCAGCCATTGGAGCAGGACAGGTCGGTTTCGGGCTTGCTCCGCGTATAAATGCTTCTGGTCGAATGGGTGACCCCGATAAGGCTTTAGAGTTACTCATGTGTGAGGATATGGAAACCGCACGTCCTATCGCTAAAGTCCTTGATACCCTCAATTCTGAGCGCAGAGCAGAGGAAGACAGGATTCTTGCAGAAGCTCTTGCTCAGGCAGAAGAGCAGATCAAAAAACATAATAGAGCCGGGCTGGTGTTATTTTCTCCGGGCTGGCATCCAGGAATCATAGGTATTGTTGCTTCCAGAGTGGTAGAAAAGTTTTATCGTCCTACAGTCATGCTTTGTGAGGATGAAGGAATCATCAAAGGTTCTGCACGATCTATCAAGGAATTTCATATTCATGAGGCTCTGACTGGAATGTCGGAACTTTTCCTTAATTTTGGTGGTCATAAGCTTGCTGCCGGAATGTCTTTTAATGCATCTCATTTTAAAGATTTCAGAGAAAGATTTGATCAGTCTGTGATTGATGCAGTGGGGACTGAGCCTCTTAAATCGACGATTAAAGTGGATAAAGAACTTCCGCTTGAAAATATTGATTATGTGCTACTTAAAGAGCTGGAGCTGATGCAGCCGTTCGGGATGGGTAATCCTGAGCCTATTTTTACTACCCCACCAGTAGAAGTCATGGAGCGTCGGCCCATTGGAAAGGATCATGTGAAATTGACTATTGCTGATACTGAGAAGACTAGAAAAATGCCTGCTAAAGCATGGCGGATGGCAGAGCAGCTTGGTTCAGAACTAATTGGTGCTACTATGCGTTTCGCCTTTTCTCCTAAAATTGATAAGTTTAACGGTATTCCAACGATTGAACTTACTATTAAAGATTATACACGCCGACTTAAATAA